In Monodelphis domestica isolate mMonDom1 chromosome 3, mMonDom1.pri, whole genome shotgun sequence, the following proteins share a genomic window:
- the LOC103106631 gene encoding paraneoplastic antigen Ma1 homolog: MDDNILEQWCTVMHLDLHRGLLVKGVPHDLTDKDIENVLHNAIGTLGKCQVLTKRHEDTDLTLSVFCKLSEPIDYSKIPSSLTVGENTWKLVSRLPTEEEEIESKLKTVLQREGLSEDVVRYVYGGKTRPGESEQAEYQPEQESYSVKLRSFSGEQPCPPGEEPYDSWIEHAIETIKQWKVNDKEKQKRLMESLRGPALDLIRIWKLQTPDATVLECLQRLDKQFSNGETPQQAYVQFLTTFQREGEKPSEFVQRVDKLLQSLVIKGAVKPSEVDFVRLAQVSSGLLDNGDLQVQMIKLEKEKQRIGYEMLMETVKLYENRLDCGDRNLQYREMVPIMPSQVLPKEKKMEQSTSHAGMKTHKKAAEEWNSGQYHFSQKKGLWGQRANQLEARTWPIEQRQRGPIIFCSNCGLDGHLNTRCIQKTNKALVKQKLMSIRLPSEDKDDGSGDRSDPKSHRS; the protein is encoded by the coding sequence atggatgACAACATTTTAGAACAGTGGTGTACGGTTATGCACCTTGATTTACATAGAGGATTGCTTGTTAAAGGAGTGCCTCATGACCTAACAGATAAGGACATTGAAAATGTCTTACATAATGCAATAGGTACTTTGGGAAAATGTCAAGTACTGACCAAACGCCATGAAGATACAGACCTAACCTTGTCTGTTTTCTGCAAATTATCTGAACCAATAGATTATTCTAAAATCCCTAGTTCACTTACAGTAGGGGAGAATACCTGGAAACTGGTCTCTAGACTCCCGACtgaagaggaagagatagaaagtaagCTCAAGACTGTCCTTCAAAGGGAAGGGCTATCTGAAGATGTTGTGAGGTATGTGTATGGAGGGAAGACAAGACCTGGAGAGAGTGAACAGGCTGAATACCAGCCAGAACAAGAATCTTACTCAGTCAAATTACGAAGCTTCTCAGGGGAACAACCATGTCCTCCTGGCGAGGAACCATATGACTCCTGGATAGAACATGCCATTGAAACAATAAAGCAATGGAAAGTAAATGACAAGGAAAAGCAGAAGAGACTAATGGAAAGTCTCAGGGGACCTGCACTTGATCTTATACGTATTTGGAAATTACAAACCCCTGATGCTACTGTGTTGGAATGTCTGCAAAGGCTAGATAAACAATTTAGTAATGGAGAGACTCCTCAACAAGCTTATGTCCAGTTTCTTACAACCTTTCAGCGTGAGGGAGAGAAACCCTCGGAGTTTGTCCAGAGAGTAGACAAACTGCTACAGAGTTTAGTCATCAAGGGAGCAGTGAAGCCCAGTGAAGTAGATTTTGTTAGACTGGCCCAAGTAAGTTCTGGACTATTAGATAATGGAGACCTACAAGTACAAATGATTAAactagaaaaagagaaacagcGAATTGGATATGAGATGCTAATGGAGACAGTGAAACTGTATGAGAACAGACTCGATTGTGGAGACAGAAACCTGCAATACAGAGAAATGGTTCCCATAATGCCTTCTCAGGTATtgcccaaagaaaagaaaatggaacagagCACCAGTCACGCAGGCATGAAGACTCATAAGAAAGCTGCTGAAGAATGGAATAGTGGTCAGTACCACTTTTCCCAGAAAAAAGGACTGTGGGGGCAGAGAGCAAACCAGCTTGAAGCTAGAACATGGCCAATAGAGCAAAGACAGAGAGGTCCCATTATATTCTGCTCTAACTGTGGCCTAGATGGACATCTGAATACAAGATgcattcaaaaaacaaataaagcatTGGTTAAACAGAAGCTAATGTCCATCAGACTGCCTTCCGAAGATAAAGATGATGGATCTGGAGACAGAAGTGACCCCAAATCCCATAGATCCTAA